A single window of Flavobacterium aestivum DNA harbors:
- a CDS encoding FUSC family protein: MKPEYFIELSDQELLQKMKKIKTNKIVDATIIGVTIGIVIYSIVNKGFGFFTFFPLILGYIIIRNSRNNEILYQEMQKELESRNLK, encoded by the coding sequence ATGAAACCTGAATACTTTATAGAATTAAGTGATCAAGAGCTTTTACAGAAAATGAAAAAAATAAAAACCAACAAAATAGTTGACGCGACCATTATTGGAGTTACAATTGGGATTGTGATTTATAGCATTGTAAATAAAGGCTTTGGATTTTTTACCTTCTTTCCTTTAATACTTGGATATATAATAATTAGAAATTCTAGGAATAATGAAATATTGTATCAGGAAATGCAAAAAGAATTAGAATCTCGAAACTTAAAATAA
- a CDS encoding M949_RS01915 family surface polysaccharide biosynthesis protein, which translates to MKRLILILLFLNAFLVSCKQETKQLKIDSQNEKSIESRIKTLQVKDIDSSQFPKLLKYEGFIKNAVRWKDKLGDNIVITTETGNYRSEKFQHEYDESGDAELFGYHFLVKNGRVIQTWKVYDYIDDCPVDIVASFVKNSFEITDLNNNGIAEIWLMYKIICHGDVSPSEMKIIMYEGKQKFAMRGENKVQTGIDDSGEKLFEGGNYKFDAAFEKSPKVFKDFALNLWNKNTIY; encoded by the coding sequence ATGAAAAGACTAATTCTAATTTTACTGTTTTTAAATGCTTTCCTTGTCAGCTGCAAACAAGAGACAAAGCAACTTAAAATAGATTCTCAAAATGAAAAATCAATTGAATCGAGAATTAAAACTTTACAAGTAAAAGATATTGATTCTTCACAATTTCCAAAATTATTGAAATACGAGGGATTCATAAAAAATGCTGTTCGTTGGAAAGATAAATTAGGTGATAATATTGTAATAACTACAGAAACAGGGAACTACAGAAGTGAAAAATTCCAGCATGAATATGACGAAAGCGGAGATGCTGAATTATTCGGGTATCATTTTTTAGTAAAAAATGGCAGAGTAATTCAAACCTGGAAAGTATATGATTACATCGATGATTGTCCAGTTGACATTGTGGCATCATTTGTAAAAAACAGCTTTGAAATTACCGATTTGAACAATAACGGAATTGCTGAAATTTGGTTGATGTACAAAATTATATGTCATGGCGATGTGAGCCCTTCCGAAATGAAAATTATAATGTATGAAGGAAAACAAAAATTTGCTATGCGTGGTGAAAACAAAGTTCAAACAGGAATTGATGATAGCGGAGAAAAATTATTTGAAGGAGGTAACTATAAATTTGATGCAGCATTTGAGAAAAGCCCAAAAGTTTTTAAAGATTTTGCATTAAACTTATGGAACAAGAATACGATTTATTGA